One region of Herpetosiphonaceae bacterium genomic DNA includes:
- a CDS encoding MFS transporter has product MHRMLHLWRGRLYYGWVLLGAVSVTEVISWGILYYAFTVFIAPMQADLGWSREALTGAYSLALLCSGLAAVPVGRWLDRHGPRALMTAGSCLGSLLLVAWSQVTTLWSFYLIMAGIGLVMATNLYEPAFALIATWFRRRRGRALTILTFFGAWASFVFIPLSAQLVLRYGWRAALLILAIILAGITIPLHALALRRSPEDLGLRPDGGAADESVPVVSEPPDAQVPLRAALHEADFWWFTAAFAVSTFATVALTVHLIPYLTEQGVSAASAASVAGLFGLMSVAGRLIIGPLGDRYPRQVVTAGLMGMQALGVVVLVLSPTTPGAVVSIALFGAGSGTLTIMRAALLAERYGSAHYGSINGAMSFWLTMARTLAPISAALLAGHFGGYRRLLWTMVVLTTLGGMAVLQIGRPSAAASRALPSRATRDDERVRQK; this is encoded by the coding sequence ATGCATAGGATGCTCCATCTCTGGCGCGGTCGCCTCTACTATGGCTGGGTGCTGCTGGGCGCTGTCTCGGTGACAGAGGTGATCTCGTGGGGCATCCTCTACTATGCCTTCACGGTCTTTATCGCGCCGATGCAGGCCGATCTGGGCTGGTCGCGGGAGGCGCTGACGGGAGCGTACTCGCTGGCGCTGCTCTGCTCCGGCCTCGCGGCGGTGCCCGTGGGTCGCTGGCTCGACCGGCACGGGCCGCGCGCGCTGATGACGGCAGGCTCGTGCCTGGGTAGCCTCTTGCTGGTCGCCTGGTCCCAGGTGACGACGCTGTGGAGCTTCTATCTGATCATGGCCGGGATCGGCCTGGTGATGGCGACCAACCTGTATGAGCCGGCCTTTGCCCTGATCGCGACATGGTTTCGGCGGCGGCGAGGCCGCGCGCTCACAATCCTGACCTTCTTCGGCGCGTGGGCCAGCTTCGTGTTCATTCCGCTCAGCGCCCAACTGGTGCTCCGGTACGGCTGGCGAGCCGCGCTGCTGATCTTAGCGATCATCCTGGCCGGAATCACAATCCCGCTGCATGCCCTCGCGCTGCGCCGCTCGCCGGAGGATCTTGGTCTACGCCCCGACGGAGGCGCGGCGGACGAGTCGGTGCCGGTCGTGTCCGAGCCGCCAGACGCGCAGGTGCCGCTTCGGGCGGCGCTCCACGAGGCCGATTTCTGGTGGTTCACGGCGGCGTTTGCGGTCAGCACGTTTGCCACGGTCGCGCTCACGGTGCATCTGATCCCCTACCTGACCGAGCAGGGCGTTTCCGCAGCGAGCGCCGCCAGCGTCGCCGGGCTGTTCGGCCTGATGTCGGTTGCCGGTCGGCTGATCATCGGCCCGCTGGGCGACCGCTACCCGCGCCAGGTTGTCACCGCCGGTCTGATGGGCATGCAGGCGCTAGGCGTGGTGGTGCTGGTGCTCAGTCCTACCACGCCCGGCGCGGTGGTGTCGATCGCGCTCTTCGGCGCGGGGTCGGGGACGCTGACGATCATGCGGGCGGCGCTGCTGGCCGAGCGCTATGGATCGGCGCACTACGGCAGCATCAACGGCGCGATGAGCTTCTGGCTGACCATGGCGCGAACGCTGGCTCCGATCAGCGCCGCGCTGCTGGCGGGACACTTCGGCGGCTATCGCCGCCTGCTCTGGACGATGGTTGTGCTGACCACGCTGGGCGGCATGGCCGTGCTTCAGATCGGCAGGCCATCTGCCGCTGCATCGCGTGCCCTTCCCTCGCGGGCCACACGCGATGACGAGCGCGTCAGGCAGAAGTGA
- a CDS encoding NAD(P)-binding domain-containing protein has protein sequence MDRSTLPVIVIGAGPVGLAAAAHLVRRGETPLILEAGPAVGASVLKWGHVQLFTPWSYATDGVASRLLTAAGWKAPNPDRYPTGRELVEHYLLPLAELPQIRPHLRVHTRVRTITRQGFDKMKTVGREAAPFVVSVSTADGAEETILARAVIDASGSYQSPNPVGASGVPARGERAAADRIFYGIPDVLGAERDRYANQTVLVAGSGASAFNALLDLAALAERAPATRVIWVLRRGLTEQVYGGGDLDQLPARGALGQRVRHLVEQGTVQVATGFKITAIERVGERLRVVGEQDQLGPVDQIIVTTGFRPDLSILSELRLALDPAVESPVVLAPLIDPNVHSCGTVRPHGVDELSHPEPDFYIIGSKSYGRAPTFLLLTGYEQARSVVAAIAGDWEAARQVQLVLPETGVCSGDADSAGCAVTLGPPASEVPLLTLTASSARAESGGCCSSSVLATCCEANVKDTCCGATPAATCGCQ, from the coding sequence ATGGACCGCTCAACTCTTCCGGTGATCGTGATTGGCGCGGGTCCGGTTGGCCTCGCCGCTGCCGCCCATCTCGTACGTCGCGGCGAGACACCGCTCATTCTGGAGGCCGGTCCCGCTGTTGGAGCCAGCGTCCTCAAGTGGGGGCACGTCCAGCTCTTTACGCCCTGGAGCTACGCGACGGATGGGGTGGCGTCTCGGCTTTTGACCGCTGCGGGCTGGAAAGCGCCCAATCCCGATCGCTATCCGACAGGTCGTGAGCTGGTCGAGCACTACCTGCTGCCTCTGGCGGAGCTTCCGCAGATCCGGCCTCACCTGCGCGTGCACACCCGCGTGCGCACCATCACGCGCCAGGGATTTGATAAAATGAAAACGGTGGGGCGCGAGGCCGCTCCCTTTGTCGTCAGCGTCAGCACCGCCGACGGCGCTGAGGAGACGATCCTCGCCAGGGCTGTGATCGACGCCTCAGGCAGCTACCAATCGCCCAATCCCGTGGGTGCCTCTGGCGTCCCGGCGCGCGGCGAACGAGCCGCCGCCGATCGGATCTTCTATGGCATTCCCGATGTGCTCGGCGCGGAGCGCGACCGCTATGCCAACCAGACGGTCCTGGTGGCGGGGAGTGGCGCGTCGGCCTTCAACGCGCTGCTGGATCTCGCAGCACTGGCGGAGAGGGCACCGGCGACGAGGGTAATCTGGGTGCTGCGGCGAGGATTAACCGAGCAGGTCTATGGCGGCGGCGACCTCGATCAGTTGCCCGCTCGCGGCGCGCTTGGGCAGCGCGTGCGCCATCTCGTGGAGCAGGGCACAGTCCAGGTAGCCACCGGCTTCAAGATTACTGCGATCGAGCGCGTAGGAGAGCGGCTGCGGGTGGTGGGCGAGCAGGATCAGCTAGGTCCGGTCGATCAAATCATCGTCACGACCGGCTTTCGCCCTGACCTGTCGATCCTTAGCGAGCTCCGCCTGGCGCTCGACCCGGCGGTCGAAAGTCCGGTGGTGCTGGCTCCCTTGATCGATCCCAACGTTCATAGCTGCGGCACCGTCCGCCCGCACGGTGTTGACGAGCTGAGTCATCCTGAGCCGGATTTCTATATCATCGGGAGCAAGAGCTATGGCCGCGCGCCGACCTTCTTACTGCTGACGGGCTATGAGCAGGCACGCTCGGTTGTTGCAGCGATTGCCGGTGACTGGGAGGCGGCACGGCAGGTACAGCTCGTGCTGCCGGAAACCGGCGTCTGCTCAGGAGATGCCGATAGCGCGGGCTGTGCCGTGACGCTAGGCCCACCCGCGAGCGAGGTTCCACTGCTTACGCTCACGGCAAGCTCAGCCCGCGCTGAGTCGGGAGGATGCTGCTCGTCCAGCGTTCTGGCGACGTGCTGCGAGGCCAATGTCAAGGATACGTGCTGCGGCGCTACCCCGGCGGCGACATGTGGCTGCCAGTAG
- a CDS encoding 1-deoxy-D-xylulose-5-phosphate synthase N-terminal domain-containing protein, translating to MASPTPSPSAIRWQDTALHVARAIRRRVLEHVIINNGGYLSQACSAAEILATLYTRIMRLGPSQAPLIPKPFPGVPGASNPQAFTGADYHGPKGAAFDRFIVSPAHYALPLYAALIEVDRLAAEALEQFNKDGSTVEMIGAEHSPGMEVTSGSLGQALSQAAGIALARKLRGETGRVWVLMSDGEFQSGQTWEALQVLAFHRLDNVGIYVDVNRQQCDGSMSDVLDIEPLDERIRAFGATVFAVDGHDVEALAAPAALPPAHKPLVVLAQTNPWQGIDLLRARAPKLHYVRFSSAEERQRFADLLATMP from the coding sequence ATGGCATCACCCACGCCATCGCCGTCAGCGATCCGCTGGCAGGATACAGCACTCCACGTCGCGCGGGCAATTCGTCGCCGCGTGCTTGAGCATGTGATCATCAACAACGGCGGCTACCTGAGCCAGGCGTGCTCGGCTGCCGAGATTCTGGCGACGCTCTACACGCGCATCATGCGCCTGGGGCCAAGCCAGGCACCGCTGATCCCAAAGCCGTTTCCGGGCGTGCCCGGCGCATCCAACCCGCAGGCGTTTACCGGCGCGGACTACCACGGGCCGAAAGGCGCGGCCTTCGATCGCTTCATCGTCTCGCCCGCGCACTATGCGCTGCCGCTGTACGCCGCGCTGATCGAGGTGGATCGTCTGGCCGCCGAGGCGCTGGAGCAGTTCAACAAGGACGGCAGCACCGTCGAGATGATCGGCGCTGAGCACTCGCCCGGCATGGAAGTCACGTCCGGCTCGCTGGGACAGGCGCTCAGCCAGGCGGCTGGTATCGCCCTGGCGCGCAAGCTGCGCGGCGAAACCGGGCGCGTCTGGGTGCTGATGTCTGACGGCGAGTTCCAGTCGGGCCAGACCTGGGAGGCGCTGCAAGTGCTGGCGTTTCATCGTCTGGATAACGTCGGCATCTATGTGGACGTTAACCGGCAGCAGTGCGACGGCAGCATGTCCGACGTGCTCGACATCGAGCCGCTCGACGAGCGGATTCGGGCATTCGGAGCGACGGTCTTTGCCGTGGATGGTCACGATGTCGAGGCGCTCGCCGCGCCTGCCGCCTTGCCGCCCGCCCACAAACCGCTTGTGGTGCTGGCCCAGACCAATCCCTGGCAGGGCATCGACCTGCTCCGGGCGCGCGCGCCGAAGCTGCACTATGTGCGCTTCAGCAGCGCGGAAGAGCGCCAGCGCTTTGCCGATCTCCTCGCGACCATGCCGTAG
- a CDS encoding cytochrome P450: MNIKQPININSADFLRNEYAYYRWMRSDAPVSKARMGRLINMYVLARYDDALSMLKDKRFVRNRSTATGKARRTPIPLPKVFSAMAKSMIIEDEPEHRRLRNLVHQAFTPRTVANLEGRIESLAHELLDTAERQGTVDLLDAYAQPIPVTVIAEMLGIPEADRAAFRQWTGVFTRSLSVRNMFRLYLDVRAIIGFMRDLIARRRADPRDDLLTALIQAEDEGQQLSEDELVSMVVLLLLAGYETTINLIANGTRTLLTHPDQLALLREQPALIGSAVEEILRFDSPVASTKPNYTVEEVTVSGVTIPKGAMVMPLIASANRDERVFDNPDTFDITRTPNKHIAFGHGIHFCLGAPLARLEGKIALRTLIARYPELRLAVEPSEIRYVDRPLMHRLRSLPVTLA; encoded by the coding sequence ATGAATATCAAACAGCCGATCAACATCAACTCAGCGGACTTTCTGCGCAATGAGTATGCGTATTACCGCTGGATGCGCAGCGACGCGCCGGTCAGCAAGGCCAGAATGGGACGACTGATCAATATGTATGTTCTCGCGCGCTACGACGATGCGCTGAGCATGCTCAAGGATAAGCGCTTCGTGCGTAACCGCTCCACCGCAACCGGCAAGGCCCGCCGCACGCCGATTCCCTTGCCCAAGGTCTTTTCGGCCATGGCTAAGAGCATGATCATCGAGGATGAGCCCGAACATCGCCGCCTGCGCAATCTCGTCCACCAGGCGTTCACGCCGCGCACGGTCGCAAATCTGGAAGGCCGCATCGAGTCGCTGGCCCATGAGCTGCTCGACACGGCGGAGCGCCAGGGCACGGTCGATCTGCTGGATGCCTACGCCCAGCCGATCCCGGTGACGGTGATCGCGGAGATGCTCGGCATTCCAGAGGCGGATCGCGCCGCCTTCCGCCAGTGGACCGGAGTCTTTACGCGCAGCCTGAGCGTGCGCAACATGTTTCGCCTGTATCTCGACGTGCGCGCGATCATCGGGTTTATGCGCGACCTGATCGCCAGGCGGCGGGCCGATCCGCGCGACGATCTGCTGACGGCGCTGATCCAGGCCGAAGACGAGGGCCAGCAGTTGAGCGAAGACGAGCTGGTGTCGATGGTTGTGCTGCTGCTGCTGGCGGGCTATGAGACGACGATCAACCTGATCGCCAATGGCACGCGCACGCTGCTGACTCATCCCGATCAGCTTGCGCTCCTGCGCGAGCAGCCAGCGCTGATTGGCTCAGCCGTCGAGGAGATCCTGCGCTTCGACAGCCCCGTCGCCTCGACCAAGCCAAACTACACCGTCGAAGAGGTTACGGTGAGCGGCGTGACCATCCCGAAGGGCGCGATGGTGATGCCACTGATCGCATCGGCCAACCGCGACGAGCGCGTCTTCGACAATCCCGATACGTTCGACATTACGCGCACGCCCAACAAGCATATCGCCTTTGGACATGGGATACACTTCTGCCTCGGCGCGCCGCTGGCGCGGCTGGAGGGAAAGATCGCGCTGCGCACGCTGATCGCGCGCTACCCGGAGCTGCGGCTGGCGGTGGAGCCGTCGGAGATTCGGTATGTCGATCGCCCACTGATGCATCGGCTGCGGAGTCTGCCCGTCACGCTGGCATAG
- a CDS encoding RuBisCO large subunit C-terminal-like domain-containing protein: protein MRASSAINLSGERFRVLYQLTGDQAEAERKARDICLEQTVELPDDLVSDRAIRDNIVGRIEMLRALETERFEATISYAVETAGGELPQLLNVIFGNISIKPGIRVERLDLPASLLGIFNGPRFGRAGIRALLGVPRRPLLCTALKPMGRSSRQLADLAYQFALGGIDIIKDDHGLANQPFAPYRERVQLCAAAVEQANHETGRACIYMANVTAAADQVVERARFAKEAGARALLVAPGLIGLDSMRLLADDDALALPIMSHPAFQGSFVTSPDQGIAPSVLFGQLARLAGADATIYPNYGGRFSFSREICQSIAEGTLVPMGTIKPILPTPGGGMSLERVPEMLELYGRDVIFLIGGGLLKHSPDIVENCRYFLKMVEQ, encoded by the coding sequence ATGCGTGCCAGCAGCGCGATCAACCTTTCCGGCGAGCGGTTCCGGGTACTCTACCAGCTCACAGGCGATCAGGCCGAGGCCGAGCGTAAAGCGCGCGACATCTGCCTGGAGCAGACGGTCGAGCTGCCCGACGATCTTGTATCCGACCGCGCTATTCGTGACAACATCGTCGGGCGGATCGAGATGCTGCGCGCGCTCGAAACGGAGCGCTTCGAGGCGACGATCAGCTATGCCGTCGAGACGGCTGGGGGTGAGCTGCCGCAACTACTGAATGTAATCTTCGGCAATATCAGCATCAAGCCCGGCATTCGGGTCGAGCGACTCGATCTTCCAGCCAGTCTGCTGGGCATCTTCAACGGGCCGCGCTTTGGACGGGCCGGAATCCGGGCGCTGCTCGGCGTTCCCCGGCGACCGCTGCTGTGTACGGCGCTCAAGCCGATGGGTCGCTCTTCTCGTCAGCTCGCGGATCTAGCCTACCAGTTCGCGCTGGGCGGCATCGACATCATCAAGGATGACCACGGGCTGGCAAATCAGCCGTTCGCGCCGTATCGCGAGCGCGTGCAGTTGTGCGCGGCAGCCGTGGAGCAGGCCAATCACGAGACGGGCCGCGCCTGTATCTACATGGCGAACGTCACCGCCGCCGCCGATCAGGTCGTGGAGCGGGCACGCTTTGCGAAAGAGGCCGGCGCGCGGGCGCTGCTGGTCGCGCCCGGCCTGATCGGGCTGGACTCGATGCGTCTGCTGGCCGACGACGATGCGCTGGCGCTACCGATCATGAGCCATCCCGCGTTTCAAGGCAGCTTCGTCACCAGCCCCGATCAGGGCATCGCGCCCTCGGTGCTCTTTGGGCAGCTTGCGCGTCTGGCGGGCGCGGACGCGACGATCTATCCCAACTATGGCGGGCGCTTCTCCTTTAGCCGCGAGATCTGTCAGAGCATCGCCGAGGGAACGCTGGTGCCGATGGGCACGATCAAGCCGATTCTGCCAACGCCCGGCGGCGGCATGAGCCTGGAGCGCGTTCCTGAGATGCTTGAGCTGTACGGGCGTGACGTGATCTTTCTGATCGGCGGCGG
- a CDS encoding transketolase C-terminal domain-containing protein, which yields MNLLTRVHAQNLVDWARDRPEVVVLSADLTSSTEIDLFRDTYPERFFSMGMAEQNMMSFAGGLAREGFFPFVHTFAVFLYRRALDQISMSIAYPNLPVRMFGFLPGITTPGGVTHQAIDDIATLRTLPNMTLLECGDATDVETVLDVAQAIDGPVYVRMLRGEIPRLFDASDAMRLNQARVLSVGTDITLLSSGICTEEAMRATSVLQARGVSIQHLHISTLKPFDDPAVLHALAQPRYGVITMENHSVTGGLGTAVAEMIAEAGLARRLVRIGLKDTYAHGASRPYLMREYGLDALALVRQVEALLNTSLDIDEDDLAAIRLTQVHSVAKAEAL from the coding sequence ATGAATCTGCTGACTCGTGTCCACGCTCAGAATCTCGTCGACTGGGCGCGTGATAGGCCGGAGGTCGTGGTGCTCTCCGCCGATCTCACCAGCTCGACCGAGATCGATCTTTTTCGCGATACGTATCCTGAGCGCTTCTTTTCGATGGGCATGGCCGAGCAAAATATGATGAGTTTTGCCGGTGGTCTGGCCCGCGAAGGCTTTTTTCCCTTCGTCCACACGTTCGCCGTGTTCCTGTACCGGCGCGCGCTCGATCAAATCTCGATGTCGATCGCCTATCCCAATCTGCCCGTGCGCATGTTTGGATTTTTGCCGGGCATTACCACGCCGGGCGGCGTTACGCACCAGGCGATCGACGATATTGCCACGCTGCGCACGCTGCCCAACATGACGCTGCTGGAATGCGGCGATGCCACCGATGTCGAGACGGTGCTGGATGTCGCGCAGGCGATCGACGGGCCGGTCTATGTGCGCATGCTGCGTGGCGAGATTCCGCGCCTGTTCGATGCCAGCGACGCCATGCGGCTGAACCAGGCCCGTGTGCTGAGCGTCGGAACCGACATCACGCTGCTGTCGAGCGGCATCTGCACCGAAGAGGCCATGCGCGCCACGAGCGTGCTCCAGGCGCGCGGCGTGTCGATTCAGCATCTCCATATTTCCACGCTCAAGCCCTTCGACGATCCGGCCGTGCTCCACGCGCTCGCGCAGCCGCGCTACGGCGTGATCACCATGGAGAACCACAGCGTCACCGGCGGCCTGGGAACGGCGGTGGCCGAGATGATCGCCGAGGCCGGTCTGGCGCGGCGGCTCGTTCGTATTGGACTCAAAGACACCTACGCCCACGGAGCCAGCCGCCCCTACCTGATGCGCGAGTATGGCCTGGATGCTCTGGCGCTGGTCCGTCAGGTCGAGGCGCTGCTCAACACGTCGCTCGACATCGACGAGGACGATCTGGCCGCGATTCGTCTTACGCAGGTGCATAGCGTCGCGAAAGCCGAGGCCCTGTAA